A window of Apodemus sylvaticus chromosome 9, mApoSyl1.1, whole genome shotgun sequence contains these coding sequences:
- the LOC127692661 gene encoding adhesive plaque matrix protein isoform X5, which yields MGVSIYPHTGTWVPTYHTQVHGVSIYPHTGTWVPTYHTQVHGVSIYPHTGTWVPTYHTQVHGVSIYPHTGTWVPTYHTQVHGISIYPHTGTWVPTYHTQVHGVSIYPHTGTWVPTYHTQVHGVSIYPHTGTWVPTYHTQVHGVSIYPHTGTWVCLSTHTQVHECPPTTHRHMGVSIYPHTGTWCIYLPTHRYMGAHLPHTGTWCIYLPTHNHMGTHLPIHRHKGVHTTHTQAHGCAHYPHTGTRVCTLPTHRHTGVHTTHTQAHGCAHYPHRGTWVCTPTHTQAHRCVYLPRHMHIGMLTYRHTGTKSDCLGVF from the exons atgggtGTGTCTATCTacccacacacaggtacatgggtGCCCACCtaccacacacaggtacatggtGTATCTATCTacccacacacaggtacatgggtGCCCACCtaccacacacag gtacatggtGTATCTATCTacccacacacaggtacatgggtGCCCACCtaccacacacag gtacatggtGTATCTATCTacccacacacaggtacatgggtGCCCACCtaccacacacaggtacatggtATATCTATCTacccacacacaggtacatgggtGCCCACCtaccacacacaggtacatggtGTATCTATCTacccacacacaggtacatgggtGCCCACCtaccacacacaggtacatggtGTATCTATCTacccacacacaggtacatgggtGCCCACCtaccacacacaggtacatggtGTATCTATCTacccacacacaggtacatgggtGTGTCTATCTacccacacacaggtacatgagTGCCCACctaccacacacaggcacatgggTGTGTCTATCTacccacacacaggtacatggtGTATCTATCTacccacacacaggtacatgggtGCCCACCtaccacacacaggtacatggtGTATCTATCTACCCACACACAACCACATGGGTACACACCTACCCATACATAGGCACAAGGGTGTGCACACtacccacacacaggcacacgggTGTGCACACtacccacacacaggcacaagggTGTGCACACtacccacacacaggcacacgggTGTGCACACtacccacacacaggcacacgggTGTGCACACTACCCACACAGAGGCACATGGGTGtgcacacctacccacacacaggcacacaggtgtgTCTATCTACCCCGACACATGCACATAGGTATGCTCACCtatagacacacaggcacaaaatCTGACTGCTTGGGTGTTTTTTAA
- the LOC127692661 gene encoding uncharacterized protein LOC127692661 isoform X8, translated as MCPPITHRHMGMSIYPHTGTWVPTYHTQVHGCVYLPTHRYMGAHLPHTGTWCIYLPTHRYMGAHLPHTGTWCIYLPTHRYMGAHLPHTGTWCIYLPTHRYMGAHLPHTGTWYIYLPTHRYMGAHLPHTGTWCIYLPTHRYMGAHLPHTGTWCIYLPTHRYMGAHLPHTGTWCIYLPTHRYMGAHLPHTGTWCIYLPTHNHMGTHLPIHRHKGVHTTHTQAHGCAHYPHTGTRVCTLPTHRHTGVHTTHTQAHGCAHYPHRGTWVCTPTHTQAHRCVYLPRHMHIGMLTYRHTGTKSDCLGVF; from the exons ATGTGCCCACCtatcacacacaggcacatgggTATGTCTATCTacccacacacaggtacatgggtGCCCACCtaccacacacaggtacatgggtGTGTCTATCTacccacacacaggtacatgggtGCCCACCtaccacacacaggtacatggtGTATCTATCTacccacacacaggtacatgggtGCCCACCtaccacacacag gtacatggtGTATCTATCTacccacacacaggtacatgggtGCCCACCtaccacacacag gtacatggtGTATCTATCTacccacacacaggtacatgggtGCCCACCtaccacacacaggtacatggtATATCTATCTacccacacacaggtacatgggtGCCCACCtaccacacacaggtacatggtGTATCTATCTacccacacacaggtacatgggtGCCCACCtaccacacacaggtacatggtGTATCTATCTacccacacacaggtacatgggtGCCCACCtaccacacacaggtacatggtGTATCTATCTacccacacacag gtacatgggtGCCCACCtaccacacacaggtacatggtGTATCTATCTACCCACACACAACCACATGGGTACACACCTACCCATACATAGGCACAAGGGTGTGCACACtacccacacacaggcacacgggTGTGCACACtacccacacacaggcacaagggTGTGCACACtacccacacacaggcacacgggTGTGCACACtacccacacacaggcacacgggTGTGCACACTACCCACACAGAGGCACATGGGTGtgcacacctacccacacacaggcacacaggtgtgTCTATCTACCCCGACACATGCACATAGGTATGCTCACCtatagacacacaggcacaaaatCTGACTGCTTGGGTGTTTTTTAA
- the LOC127692661 gene encoding uncharacterized protein LOC127692661 isoform X4 produces the protein MCPPITHRHMGMSIYPHTGTWVPTYHTQVHGCVYLPTHRYMGAHLPHTGTWCIYLPTHRYMGAHLPHTGTWYIYLPTHRYMGAHLPHTGTWCIYLPTHRYMGAHLPHTGTWCIYLPTHRYMGAHLPHTGTWYIYLPTHRYMGAHLPHTGTWCIYLPTHRYMGAHLPHTGTWCIYLPTHRYMGAHLPHTGTWCIYLPTHRYMGAHLPHTGTWCIYLPTHNHMGTHLPIHRHKGVHTTHTQAHGCAHYPHTGTRVCTLPTHRHTGVHTTHTQAHGCAHYPHRGTWVCTPTHTQAHRCVYLPRHMHIGMLTYRHTGTKSDCLGVF, from the exons ATGTGCCCACCtatcacacacaggcacatgggTATGTCTATCTacccacacacaggtacatgggtGCCCACCtaccacacacaggtacatgggtGTGTCTATCTacccacacacaggtacatgggtGCCCACCtaccacacacaggtacatggtGTATCTATCTacccacacacaggtacatgggtGCCCACCtaccacacacaggtacatggtATATCTATCTacccacacacaggtacatgggtGCCCACCtaccacacacaggtacatggtGTATCTATCTacccacacacaggtacatgggtGCCCACCtaccacacacag gtacatggtGTATCTATCTacccacacacaggtacatgggtGCCCACCtaccacacacaggtacatggtATATCTATCTacccacacacaggtacatgggtGCCCACCtaccacacacaggtacatggtGTATCTATCTacccacacacaggtacatgggtGCCCACCtaccacacacaggtacatggtGTATCTATCTacccacacacaggtacatgggtGCCCACCtaccacacacaggtacatggtGTATCTATCTacccacacacag gtacatgggtGCCCACCtaccacacacaggtacatggtGTATCTATCTACCCACACACAACCACATGGGTACACACCTACCCATACATAGGCACAAGGGTGTGCACACtacccacacacaggcacacgggTGTGCACACtacccacacacaggcacaagggTGTGCACACtacccacacacaggcacacgggTGTGCACACtacccacacacaggcacacgggTGTGCACACTACCCACACAGAGGCACATGGGTGtgcacacctacccacacacaggcacacaggtgtgTCTATCTACCCCGACACATGCACATAGGTATGCTCACCtatagacacacaggcacaaaatCTGACTGCTTGGGTGTTTTTTAA
- the LOC127692661 gene encoding adhesive plaque matrix protein isoform X6 — protein MGVSIYPHTGTWVPTYHTQVHGVSIYPHTGTWVPTYHTQVHGISIYPHTGTWVPTYHTQVHGVSIYPHTGTWVPTYHTQVHGVSIYPHTGTWVPTYHTQVHGVSIYPHTGTWVPTYHTQVHGVSIYPHTGTWVPTYHTQVHGVSIYPHTGTWVCLSTHTQVHECPPTTHRHMGVSIYPHTGTWCIYLPTHRYMGAHLPHTGTWCIYLPTHNHMGTHLPIHRHKGVHTTHTQAHGCAHYPHTGTRVCTLPTHRHTGVHTTHTQAHGCAHYPHRGTWVCTPTHTQAHRCVYLPRHMHIGMLTYRHTGTKSDCLGVF, from the exons atgggtGTGTCTATCTacccacacacaggtacatgggtGCCCACCtaccacacacaggtacatggtGTATCTATCTacccacacacaggtacatgggtGCCCACCtaccacacacaggtacatggtATATCTATCTacccacacacaggtacatgggtGCCCACCtaccacacacaggtacatggtGTATCTATCTacccacacacaggtacatgggtGCCCACCtaccacacacag gtacatggtGTATCTATCTacccacacacaggtacatgggtGCCCACCtaccacacacag gtacatggtGTATCTATCTacccacacacaggtacatgggtGCCCACCtaccacacacaggtacatggtGTATCTATCTacccacacacaggtacatgggtGCCCACCtaccacacacaggtacatggtGTATCTATCTacccacacacaggtacatgggtGTGTCTATCTacccacacacaggtacatgagTGCCCACctaccacacacaggcacatgggTGTGTCTATCTacccacacacaggtacatggtGTATCTATCTacccacacacaggtacatgggtGCCCACCtaccacacacaggtacatggtGTATCTATCTACCCACACACAACCACATGGGTACACACCTACCCATACATAGGCACAAGGGTGTGCACACtacccacacacaggcacacgggTGTGCACACtacccacacacaggcacaagggTGTGCACACtacccacacacaggcacacgggTGTGCACACtacccacacacaggcacacgggTGTGCACACTACCCACACAGAGGCACATGGGTGtgcacacctacccacacacaggcacacaggtgtgTCTATCTACCCCGACACATGCACATAGGTATGCTCACCtatagacacacaggcacaaaatCTGACTGCTTGGGTGTTTTTTAA
- the LOC127692661 gene encoding adhesive plaque matrix protein isoform X2 — protein sequence MGAHLPHTGTWVCLSTHTQVHGCPPTTHRYMVYLSTHTQVHGCPPTTHRYMVYLSTHTQVHGCPPTTHRYMVYLSTHTQVHGCPPTTHRYMGVSIYPHTGTWVPTYHTQVHGVSIYPHTGTWVPTYHTQVHGVSIYPHTGTWVPTYHTQVHGVSIYPHTGTWVPTYHTQVHGVSIYPHTGTWVCLSTHTQVHECPPTTHRHMGVSIYPHTGTWCIYLPTHRYMGAHLPHTGTWCIYLPTHNHMGTHLPIHRHKGVHTTHTQAHGCAHYPHTGTRVCTLPTHRHTGVHTTHTQAHGCAHYPHRGTWVCTPTHTQAHRCVYLPRHMHIGMLTYRHTGTKSDCLGVF from the exons atgggtGCCCACCtaccacacacaggtacatgggtGTGTCTATCTacccacacacaggtacatgggtGCCCACCtaccacacacaggtacatggtGTATCTATCTacccacacacaggtacatgggtGCCCACCtaccacacacaggtacatggtATATCTATCTacccacacacaggtacatgggtGCCCACCtaccacacacaggtacatggtGTATCTATCTacccacacacaggtacatgggtGCCCACCtaccacacacaggtacatgggtGTGTCTATCTacccacacacaggtacatgggtGCCCACCtaccacacacaggtacatggtGTATCTATCTacccacacacaggtacatgggtGCCCACCtaccacacacag gtacatggtGTATCTATCTacccacacacaggtacatgggtGCCCACCtaccacacacaggtacatggtGTATCTATCTacccacacacaggtacatgggtGCCCACCtaccacacacaggtacatggtGTATCTATCTacccacacacaggtacatgggtGTGTCTATCTacccacacacaggtacatgagTGCCCACctaccacacacaggcacatgggTGTGTCTATCTacccacacacaggtacatggtGTATCTATCTacccacacacaggtacatgggtGCCCACCtaccacacacaggtacatggtGTATCTATCTACCCACACACAACCACATGGGTACACACCTACCCATACATAGGCACAAGGGTGTGCACACtacccacacacaggcacacgggTGTGCACACtacccacacacaggcacaagggTGTGCACACtacccacacacaggcacacgggTGTGCACACtacccacacacaggcacacgggTGTGCACACTACCCACACAGAGGCACATGGGTGtgcacacctacccacacacaggcacacaggtgtgTCTATCTACCCCGACACATGCACATAGGTATGCTCACCtatagacacacaggcacaaaatCTGACTGCTTGGGTGTTTTTTAA
- the LOC127692661 gene encoding adhesive plaque matrix protein isoform X3: protein MGVSIYPHTGTWVPTYHTQVHGVSIYPHTGTWVPTYHTQVHGISIYPHTGTWVPTYHTQVHGVSIYPHTGTWVPTYHTQVHGVSIYPHTGTWVPTYHTQVHGISIYPHTGTWVPTYHTQVHGVSIYPHTGTWVPTYHTQVHGVSIYPHTGTWVPTYHTQVHGVSIYPHTGTWVCLSTHTQVHECPPTTHRHMGVSIYPHTGTWCIYLPTHRYMGAHLPHTGTWCIYLPTHNHMGTHLPIHRHKGVHTTHTQAHGCAHYPHTGTRVCTLPTHRHTGVHTTHTQAHGCAHYPHRGTWVCTPTHTQAHRCVYLPRHMHIGMLTYRHTGTKSDCLGVF from the exons atgggtGTGTCTATCTacccacacacaggtacatgggtGCCCACCtaccacacacaggtacatggtGTATCTATCTacccacacacaggtacatgggtGCCCACCtaccacacacaggtacatggtATATCTATCTacccacacacaggtacatgggtGCCCACCtaccacacacaggtacatggtGTATCTATCTacccacacacaggtacatgggtGCCCACCtaccacacacag gtacatggtGTATCTATCTacccacacacaggtacatgggtGCCCACCtaccacacacaggtacatggtATATCTATCTacccacacacaggtacatgggtGCCCACCtaccacacacaggtacatggtGTATCTATCTacccacacacaggtacatgggtGCCCACCtaccacacacaggtacatggtGTATCTATCTacccacacacaggtacatgggtGCCCACCtaccacacacaggtacatggtGTATCTATCTacccacacacaggtacatgggtGTGTCTATCTacccacacacaggtacatgagTGCCCACctaccacacacaggcacatgggTGTGTCTATCTacccacacacaggtacatggtGTATCTATCTacccacacacaggtacatgggtGCCCACCtaccacacacaggtacatggtGTATCTATCTACCCACACACAACCACATGGGTACACACCTACCCATACATAGGCACAAGGGTGTGCACACtacccacacacaggcacacgggTGTGCACACtacccacacacaggcacaagggTGTGCACACtacccacacacaggcacacgggTGTGCACACtacccacacacaggcacacgggTGTGCACACTACCCACACAGAGGCACATGGGTGtgcacacctacccacacacaggcacacaggtgtgTCTATCTACCCCGACACATGCACATAGGTATGCTCACCtatagacacacaggcacaaaatCTGACTGCTTGGGTGTTTTTTAA
- the LOC127692661 gene encoding uncharacterized protein LOC127692661 isoform X9 has translation MCPPITHRHMGMSIYPHTGTWVPTYHTQVHGCVYLPTHRYMGAHLPHTGTWCIYLPTHRYMGAHLPHTGTWYIYLPTHRYMGAHLPHTGTWCIYLPTHRYMGAHLPHTGTWCIYLPTHRYMGAHLPHTGTWCIYLPTHRYMGAHLPHTGTWCIYLPTHRYMGAHLPHTGTWCIYLPTHRYMGAHLPHTGTWCIYLPTHNHMGTHLPIHRHKGVHTTHTQAHGCAHYPHTGTRVCTLPTHRHTGVHTTHTQAHGCAHYPHRGTWVCTPTHTQAHRCVYLPRHMHIGMLTYRHTGTKSDCLGVF, from the exons ATGTGCCCACCtatcacacacaggcacatgggTATGTCTATCTacccacacacaggtacatgggtGCCCACCtaccacacacaggtacatgggtGTGTCTATCTacccacacacaggtacatgggtGCCCACCtaccacacacaggtacatggtGTATCTATCTacccacacacaggtacatgggtGCCCACCtaccacacacaggtacatggtATATCTATCTacccacacacaggtacatgggtGCCCACCtaccacacacaggtacatggtGTATCTATCTacccacacacaggtacatgggtGCCCACCtaccacacacag gtacatggtGTATCTATCTacccacacacaggtacatgggtGCCCACCtaccacacacag gtacatggtGTATCTATCTacccacacacaggtacatgggtGCCCACCtaccacacacaggtacatggtGTATCTATCTacccacacacaggtacatgggtGCCCACCtaccacacacaggtacatggtGTATCTATCTacccacacacag gtacatgggtGCCCACCtaccacacacaggtacatggtGTATCTATCTACCCACACACAACCACATGGGTACACACCTACCCATACATAGGCACAAGGGTGTGCACACtacccacacacaggcacacgggTGTGCACACtacccacacacaggcacaagggTGTGCACACtacccacacacaggcacacgggTGTGCACACtacccacacacaggcacacgggTGTGCACACTACCCACACAGAGGCACATGGGTGtgcacacctacccacacacaggcacacaggtgtgTCTATCTACCCCGACACATGCACATAGGTATGCTCACCtatagacacacaggcacaaaatCTGACTGCTTGGGTGTTTTTTAA
- the LOC127692661 gene encoding adhesive plaque matrix protein isoform X1: MGAHLPHTGTWVCLSTHTQVHGCPPTTHRYMVYLSTHTQVHGCPPTTHRYMVYLSTHTQVHGCPPTTHRYMGVSIYPHTGTWVPTYHTQVHGVSIYPHTGTWVPTYHTQVHGISIYPHTGTWVPTYHTQVHGVSIYPHTGTWVPTYHTQVHGVSIYPHTGTWVPTYHTQVHGVSIYPHTGTWVCLSTHTQVHECPPTTHRHMGVSIYPHTGTWCIYLPTHRYMGAHLPHTGTWCIYLPTHNHMGTHLPIHRHKGVHTTHTQAHGCAHYPHTGTRVCTLPTHRHTGVHTTHTQAHGCAHYPHRGTWVCTPTHTQAHRCVYLPRHMHIGMLTYRHTGTKSDCLGVF, from the exons atgggtGCCCACCtaccacacacaggtacatgggtGTGTCTATCTacccacacacaggtacatgggtGCCCACCtaccacacacaggtacatggtGTATCTATCTacccacacacaggtacatgggtGCCCACCtaccacacacag gtacatggtGTATCTATCTacccacacacaggtacatgggtGCCCACCtaccacacacaggtacatgggtGTGTCTATCTacccacacacaggtacatgggtGCCCACCtaccacacacaggtacatggtGTATCTATCTacccacacacaggtacatgggtGCCCACCtaccacacacaggtacatggtATATCTATCTacccacacacaggtacatgggtGCCCACCtaccacacacaggtacatggtGTATCTATCTacccacacacaggtacatgggtGCCCACCtaccacacacaggtacatggtGTATCTATCTacccacacacaggtacatgggtGCCCACCtaccacacacaggtacatggtGTATCTATCTacccacacacaggtacatgggtGTGTCTATCTacccacacacaggtacatgagTGCCCACctaccacacacaggcacatgggTGTGTCTATCTacccacacacaggtacatggtGTATCTATCTacccacacacaggtacatgggtGCCCACCtaccacacacaggtacatggtGTATCTATCTACCCACACACAACCACATGGGTACACACCTACCCATACATAGGCACAAGGGTGTGCACACtacccacacacaggcacacgggTGTGCACACtacccacacacaggcacaagggTGTGCACACtacccacacacaggcacacgggTGTGCACACtacccacacacaggcacacgggTGTGCACACTACCCACACAGAGGCACATGGGTGtgcacacctacccacacacaggcacacaggtgtgTCTATCTACCCCGACACATGCACATAGGTATGCTCACCtatagacacacaggcacaaaatCTGACTGCTTGGGTGTTTTTTAA
- the LOC127692661 gene encoding adhesive plaque matrix protein isoform X7 codes for MGAHLPHTGTWVCLSTHTQVHGCPPTTHRYMVYLSTHTQVHGCPPTTHRYMVYLSTHTQVHGCPPTTHRYMVYLSTHTQVHGCPPTTHRYMGVSIYPHTGTWVPTYHTQVHGVSIYPHTGTWVPTYHTQVHGISIYPHTGTWVPTYHTQVHGVSIYPHTGTWVPTYHTQVHGVSIYPHTGTWVPTYHTQVHGVSIYPHTGTWVPTYHTQVHGVSIYPHTTTWVHTYPYIGTRVCTLPTHRHTGVHTTHTQAQGCAHYPHTGTRVCTLPTHRHTGVHTTHTEAHGCAHLPTHRHTGVSIYPDTCT; via the exons atgggtGCCCACCtaccacacacaggtacatgggtGTGTCTATCTacccacacacaggtacatgggtGCCCACCtaccacacacaggtacatggtGTATCTATCTacccacacacaggtacatgggtGCCCACCtaccacacacaggtacatggtATATCTATCTacccacacacaggtacatgggtGCCCACCtaccacacacaggtacatggtGTATCTATCTacccacacacaggtacatgggtGCCCACCtaccacacacaggtacatgggtGTGTCTATCTacccacacacaggtacatgggtGCCCACCtaccacacacaggtacatggtGTATCTATCTacccacacacaggtacatgggtGCCCACCtaccacacacaggtacatggtATATCTATCTacccacacacaggtacatgggtGCCCACCtaccacacacaggtacatggtGTATCTATCTacccacacacaggtacatgggtGCCCACCtaccacacacaggtacatggtGTATCTATCTacccacacacaggtacatgggtGCCCACCtaccacacacaggtacatggtGTATCTATCTacccacacacag gtacatgggtGCCCACCtaccacacacaggtacatggtGTATCTATCTACCCACACACAACCACATGGGTACACACCTACCCATACATAGGCACAAGGGTGTGCACACtacccacacacaggcacacgggTGTGCACACtacccacacacaggcacaagggTGTGCACACtacccacacacaggcacacgggTGTGCACACtacccacacacaggcacacgggTGTGCACACTACCCACACAGAGGCACATGGGTGtgcacacctacccacacacaggcacacaggtgtgTCTATCTACCCCGACACATGCACATAG